A genomic segment from Frateuria edaphi encodes:
- a CDS encoding ribonuclease D produces the protein MSVPIAAAATWIDSRDTLDAWLAELPADAALGVDTEFMRRNTFHPQLALLQLGWNGRYALVDPRAFDIGDALQPRLVTGPTVTVMHSAGEDLEALAPLLPEGPGTLFDTQIAAAFVGMGLGMSYRALVAELVGVELDKGETRSDWLQRPLTESQRLYATLDVVYLEPVHAHLAARLVERGRAQWHAEDCERLKRRANAHEGDPQPQRSFRAAAEWSREQQALLRRILLWRDRSARTLDRPRSWLLEDALALGFAQHPPSSLAELDQRARGQRALRSPQRAELFELIKPALDAQELATTAAIPMPVMGAAKKSLAAMKDTVDRLAGELDLPAGLLCPRKVLEEYLATREWPDFLEGWRREVLHGPLTGLLPD, from the coding sequence ATGTCCGTGCCCATCGCGGCCGCCGCCACATGGATCGATAGCCGCGACACGCTGGACGCGTGGCTGGCCGAACTGCCGGCCGACGCGGCATTGGGTGTCGACACCGAGTTCATGCGCCGCAACACGTTCCACCCCCAGCTTGCATTACTGCAATTGGGTTGGAACGGCCGCTACGCGCTGGTCGACCCGCGGGCCTTCGATATCGGCGATGCGCTGCAGCCGCGCCTGGTCACGGGGCCGACGGTAACGGTCATGCACAGCGCCGGCGAGGACCTGGAAGCCCTTGCCCCGCTGCTGCCCGAAGGCCCCGGCACGCTGTTCGACACCCAGATCGCGGCCGCCTTCGTCGGCATGGGGCTGGGGATGAGTTACCGCGCATTGGTTGCCGAACTGGTCGGCGTGGAGCTGGACAAGGGCGAAACCCGCTCGGACTGGCTGCAACGCCCGCTCACCGAGTCGCAACGGTTGTATGCCACCCTGGATGTGGTCTACCTGGAACCGGTCCATGCACACCTCGCGGCACGGCTCGTCGAGCGTGGCCGCGCACAATGGCACGCGGAAGATTGCGAGCGACTGAAGCGCCGCGCCAACGCACACGAGGGCGACCCTCAGCCGCAGCGCAGCTTCCGCGCCGCCGCGGAATGGTCGCGCGAACAGCAGGCACTGTTGCGTCGCATCCTGCTATGGCGCGATCGCAGCGCACGCACGCTCGACCGTCCACGCTCGTGGCTGCTGGAGGATGCGCTGGCACTCGGTTTCGCTCAGCACCCGCCGTCCAGCCTTGCCGAACTGGACCAGCGCGCCCGCGGCCAGCGGGCGCTGCGTTCGCCCCAACGAGCCGAACTGTTCGAACTGATCAAACCCGCCCTTGATGCGCAGGAACTGGCGACGACCGCCGCGATTCCCATGCCCGTGATGGGCGCGGCCAAGAAGTCGCTCGCCGCGATGAAGGACACCGTCGATCGCCTGGCCGGCGAACTCGACCTCCCCGCCGGACTGCTGTGCCCGCGCAAGGTGCTCGAGGAATACCTCGCCACGCGCGAATGGCCCGATTTCCTCGAAGGCTGGCGCCGCGAGGTGCTGCACGGGCCGCTGACGGGGTTGTTGCCGGACTGA
- a CDS encoding MASE1 domain-containing protein produces the protein MRQVAVAAAYALAYSAAHHLSFSHWAVFAGVRLSALLFVPYRYWPALAVGEGAALVGNAVDCASVYGWLWGSTYMVPPMLFAMPVARWCRERRRLFPTPSTTNTNVLLLTIFLVALIGTTVNMATYSMMRGVEVDHFEVKMLVVAGWYFVGNYMGMLALVPVVLLVREALATSDGAGLWTRFSESLLVMDTACLLLPSLALLVWLASSVPGEAGEEARVAMFLPVAWLSLRHGWRGAAVGGTVASIAVVLSMPAVEDSDTLHAQVFVAFTTTTMLMLGGRIAALHEREDRKLTDARMAFAVAQRNISLGELQLRQTSHALEQMSGLIQASYAQLLGRLRCLLPGTDERSYCRQAAITQHQMYRLADSLYPLAWQERGLRAALREGAMPRALDEAGIAYWCNIRGAELDELSNGLRIALYRLACEAVTLACSKRNVSRISLQLRCGSFGGRRWAVLCVDSLVDYAQLGKVRWDDLFPALGGSGLGLGAIKDRAIIFEGRARERALGGGQRVSVILYDPDIS, from the coding sequence ATGCGCCAGGTCGCCGTAGCCGCCGCCTACGCGCTTGCATATAGCGCAGCGCATCACCTGTCCTTCTCCCACTGGGCAGTGTTTGCCGGCGTCCGACTCAGCGCGTTGCTGTTCGTTCCGTATCGCTACTGGCCCGCGCTCGCCGTCGGCGAGGGAGCGGCGCTGGTCGGCAACGCCGTGGATTGCGCAAGCGTATACGGCTGGCTGTGGGGCAGCACGTACATGGTGCCGCCGATGCTGTTCGCCATGCCGGTCGCGCGCTGGTGCCGGGAACGCCGGCGTCTTTTCCCCACGCCATCCACGACGAATACCAACGTCCTGCTGCTGACGATCTTCCTGGTCGCCCTTATCGGAACGACCGTGAACATGGCCACGTATTCGATGATGCGCGGCGTGGAGGTCGATCATTTCGAGGTCAAGATGCTGGTGGTCGCCGGCTGGTACTTCGTGGGCAACTACATGGGCATGCTCGCCCTCGTGCCCGTTGTCTTGCTTGTGCGCGAGGCATTGGCCACCAGCGATGGAGCCGGGCTTTGGACACGCTTTTCGGAAAGCCTTCTGGTCATGGACACGGCGTGCTTGCTGCTTCCGTCGCTGGCATTGCTGGTCTGGCTGGCATCGAGTGTCCCAGGCGAGGCCGGGGAAGAAGCCAGGGTCGCGATGTTCCTGCCCGTGGCGTGGCTCTCGCTGCGACATGGTTGGCGCGGAGCTGCCGTAGGTGGGACCGTAGCCAGTATCGCGGTCGTGCTTTCGATGCCGGCAGTCGAAGATAGCGACACGCTGCACGCGCAGGTGTTCGTTGCCTTTACTACCACCACCATGCTGATGCTCGGCGGGCGCATTGCAGCGCTACACGAAAGAGAGGATCGCAAGCTGACAGACGCCCGCATGGCGTTTGCGGTGGCCCAGCGCAACATTTCCCTGGGTGAATTGCAGCTGCGGCAAACCTCCCACGCCCTCGAGCAGATGAGCGGTCTCATCCAGGCTTCCTATGCCCAGCTGCTTGGCAGGCTGCGTTGTCTGCTGCCCGGGACCGACGAGCGCAGCTACTGTCGGCAAGCGGCGATCACGCAGCATCAGATGTACCGGCTCGCTGATTCGCTGTATCCCTTGGCCTGGCAGGAGCGAGGTTTGCGGGCCGCGCTGCGCGAGGGAGCGATGCCGCGCGCGCTGGACGAGGCGGGCATCGCCTATTGGTGCAACATCAGGGGCGCCGAACTCGACGAGTTGTCCAACGGTCTGCGCATCGCGCTTTACCGGCTGGCGTGCGAGGCCGTAACCCTCGCCTGTTCAAAGCGAAACGTCAGCCGCATCAGCTTGCAGCTGCGATGCGGGTCCTTTGGAGGACGTCGCTGGGCGGTACTCTGCGTGGATTCCCTGGTCGACTACGCCCAGCTAGGCAAGGTGCGTTGGGACGATCTGTTTCCCGCACTGGGGGGCAGTGGCCTCGGCTTGGGAGCCATCAAGGACAGGGCGATCATCTTCGAGGGAAGGGCGCGGGAACGAGCGTTGGGGGGCGGCCAGCGCGTCAGCGTCATACTCTACGATCCTGACATTTCATAA
- a CDS encoding DUF2188 domain-containing protein, translating to MNPETVRLFVPFSGEAPWIVKGDASRVGTYPTRAEAISAAVRVRAKLARAWGLQHPPVRVQESDGSWHELADPDSTTLLQ from the coding sequence ATGAATCCGGAAACCGTACGCTTGTTCGTGCCGTTCAGCGGTGAGGCTCCCTGGATCGTGAAGGGGGACGCCTCCCGTGTGGGAACCTATCCCACGCGCGCCGAGGCGATCTCGGCGGCCGTGCGGGTGCGTGCCAAGCTGGCGCGCGCCTGGGGTCTCCAGCATCCGCCGGTGCGCGTGCAGGAGAGCGACGGCAGCTGGCATGAACTGGCCGATCCGGACTCCACGACTCTGTTGCAATAG
- a CDS encoding formylglycine-generating enzyme family protein has translation MPSNETVRLQRTLGGALGVLVLGAALVYHFFPRVFHVDPATMTTRRPASMGVAPPAGQRASRTPLDAEADAGPPLTLAPAAVIASRMNKGNQHLPEQLSADTPEVQALLARADKAMQGGRLVGGEDSAAAFYAQALKDKPDSRAAAQGLNQVRAQVVAQIGQDIAVGDADSAQDLLEGLRGLPNTAGDVAQLEQGLKTLAKVRPMLAQAASLLQQGKVDQPQGDSALDVYRQVQALDPQNAMAEQGIFQVQRAVLDRALAAVAQNDFAAADRALAEAETIRPGAQQLRDVRNRVEGIRRQRASGLLAQARSALDAGNLDLAQRLAGQAQALQPDLKGIDAFQQQLTNARLYASYKPGQVFSDRFVDLPGHTPAMVVVPTGSFRMGAPDGEEDHSDAETPMHQVALDKGFAMARAEVTVGQFREFVRASGYQPDSVRLGGASVYDERSGVLRDDSHATWQDDYAGRPASDDLPVVNVSWRDARAYAAWLGERTGKRYRLPSEAEFEYALRGGTQTRFWWGRQAPTRRVENLTGSGDRSPSGRRWSNAFPSYRDGYWGPAPGASFVANPFGLYDIDGNVSEWVADCWHDNYVRAPVDGSAWLNPGCSVHVVRGGSWGSSPDQVRSAYRQGADGSVRSGRVGFRVVREL, from the coding sequence ATGCCGAGCAACGAAACCGTCCGCCTCCAGCGCACTCTCGGTGGCGCACTGGGCGTGCTCGTGCTCGGCGCGGCGCTGGTCTACCACTTCTTTCCGCGGGTCTTCCACGTGGACCCCGCCACGATGACGACCCGCCGGCCGGCCTCGATGGGCGTTGCCCCGCCTGCCGGGCAGCGTGCGTCGCGCACGCCGCTGGACGCAGAAGCCGATGCTGGCCCACCACTTACGCTGGCCCCGGCCGCGGTGATCGCGTCGAGGATGAACAAGGGCAACCAGCATCTTCCCGAACAGCTCAGCGCCGACACGCCGGAGGTGCAGGCATTGCTTGCGCGCGCCGACAAGGCCATGCAGGGCGGGCGGCTGGTCGGCGGCGAGGACAGCGCCGCCGCGTTTTACGCGCAGGCGTTGAAGGACAAGCCCGACAGCCGGGCCGCCGCACAGGGCCTCAACCAGGTGCGGGCGCAGGTGGTTGCACAGATCGGCCAGGACATCGCGGTCGGCGATGCCGACTCGGCCCAGGACCTGCTGGAGGGCCTGCGCGGTCTGCCCAACACGGCTGGCGACGTGGCCCAGTTGGAGCAGGGACTGAAGACGCTGGCCAAGGTTCGGCCCATGCTCGCCCAGGCAGCCTCGCTGCTTCAACAGGGCAAGGTTGACCAGCCACAGGGTGACAGCGCACTGGACGTTTACCGCCAGGTGCAGGCGCTCGATCCGCAGAACGCGATGGCGGAGCAAGGCATCTTCCAGGTGCAGCGGGCCGTGCTTGACCGTGCCCTCGCGGCTGTGGCGCAGAACGATTTCGCTGCTGCCGACCGGGCGCTGGCGGAAGCGGAAACCATCCGCCCCGGAGCGCAGCAACTGAGGGACGTGCGCAACCGCGTCGAGGGCATCCGTCGCCAGCGCGCCAGCGGGCTGTTGGCGCAGGCGCGCTCGGCGCTGGACGCCGGCAATCTTGACCTGGCACAGCGGCTTGCTGGCCAGGCACAGGCCCTGCAGCCGGACCTGAAGGGCATTGACGCGTTCCAGCAACAGCTCACCAACGCCCGGCTGTACGCCAGCTACAAGCCGGGGCAGGTGTTCAGCGATCGGTTCGTGGACCTGCCGGGTCATACGCCGGCGATGGTGGTGGTTCCTACTGGCAGCTTCCGTATGGGCGCGCCGGACGGGGAAGAGGACCATTCGGACGCGGAAACGCCCATGCATCAGGTCGCGCTGGACAAGGGTTTTGCGATGGCGCGTGCCGAGGTCACGGTCGGCCAGTTCCGCGAGTTCGTGCGGGCCAGCGGCTACCAGCCCGACTCGGTCAGGCTGGGGGGCGCCAGCGTGTACGACGAGCGCAGCGGCGTCCTGCGAGACGACTCGCATGCCACCTGGCAGGATGATTACGCCGGCCGCCCGGCCTCGGACGATCTGCCGGTAGTCAACGTGTCCTGGCGCGATGCCAGGGCCTACGCTGCCTGGCTCGGTGAACGCACTGGCAAGCGCTACCGCCTGCCGAGCGAGGCCGAGTTCGAGTACGCGCTGCGTGGCGGTACCCAGACCCGCTTCTGGTGGGGCCGACAGGCGCCTACGCGCAGGGTGGAGAACCTCACCGGCAGCGGCGACCGGTCACCCAGCGGTCGGCGCTGGAGCAACGCCTTTCCCAGCTACCGCGATGGTTACTGGGGCCCGGCGCCGGGGGCGAGCTTCGTGGCGAACCCGTTCGGCCTGTACGACATCGATGGCAACGTTTCCGAATGGGTCGCCGACTGCTGGCACGACAATTACGTGCGCGCGCCCGTCGACGGCAGCGCCTGGCTCAATCCTGGCTGCAGCGTGCACGTCGTGCGGGGCGGTTCGTGGGGCAGTTCGCCCGACCAGGTCCGCTCGGCCTACCGGCAGGGCGCGGACGGCAGCGTGCGCAGCGGACGCGTGGGTTTCCGCGTCGTTCGCGAACTGTAG
- a CDS encoding response regulator, protein MEKTSGPWRILLVEDEMLVAMLLEDMLSEAGHTIIGPMARIEQAVEAARREAIDLAILDVNVGGDEVYPVAEALAAREIPFAFATGYGAHGLREPWQERPTLQKPFHRNDLFRMVAELASSYSC, encoded by the coding sequence ATGGAAAAGACGTCCGGCCCCTGGCGGATTCTGCTGGTCGAAGACGAGATGCTGGTGGCCATGTTGCTGGAAGACATGCTTTCCGAGGCCGGCCACACCATCATCGGGCCGATGGCGCGCATCGAACAGGCGGTGGAAGCCGCTCGCAGGGAAGCGATCGATCTGGCGATCCTGGACGTGAACGTCGGGGGCGACGAGGTGTACCCCGTCGCGGAGGCCCTGGCGGCCCGCGAGATCCCCTTCGCCTTCGCCACCGGCTATGGCGCCCATGGCTTGCGCGAACCCTGGCAGGAACGCCCCACCCTGCAGAAGCCATTCCACCGAAACGACCTGTTCCGGATGGTGGCCGAGCTCGCATCGTCCTATTCTTGCTAG